A portion of the Salmo trutta chromosome 1, fSalTru1.1, whole genome shotgun sequence genome contains these proteins:
- the LOC115196243 gene encoding brain-specific angiogenesis inhibitor 1-associated protein 2-like protein 2: MREEDRGSQWSGKEEQPLGRVPSRGPSPQNTRSRSSSIGESLGLGKGGGGRPMRALVSHPANSNSPTLLPFSRGEVVSVLVQEPRNGWLYGRAENSSRQGWFPAAYVGPLEEVPISTASSSSTLRSTHSMDNLLDQSGGSSHGRPPPPPPPNRQTEMRPIPPIMERRVESHSDNKRGERHGGPVPNLFPKGTNPFATVKLKPTSTDDRSAPRLRR, encoded by the exons atgagggaggaggacagggggagcCAATGGTCAGGCAAAGAGGAGCAGCCTCTGGGAAGAGTGCCCTCCAGAG GCCCATCACCCCAAAACACCCGTTCCCGCTCCAGCTCAATTGGGGAGTCCCTAGGTCTGGGtaaaggtggaggagggagaccTATGAGAGCTCTGGTGTCCCACCCCGCTAACTCCAACAGCCCCACTCTGCTGCCCTTCTCCCGGGGGGAGGTGGTGAGCGTGCTGGTGCAGGAGCCCCGTAACGGCTGGCTCTACGGCCGGGCAGAGAACAGCTCacg TCAGGGCTGGTTCCCAGCTGCCTATGTGGGGCCACTGGAGGAGGTCCCAATATCAACTGCCTCCAG TAGCTCCACCCTTAGGAGCACCCACAGTATGGACAACCTGCTAGACCAATCAGGAGGCAGCAGCCACGGCAGACCCCCGCCCCCGCCTCCACCcaatagacagacagagatgcgTCCAATCCCACCCATCATGGAGAGAAGGGTGGAGTCTCACTCTGACAACAAG AGAGGAGAGCGCCATGGTGGACCTGTGCCAAACCTCTTCCCAAA GGGCACTAACCCTTTCGCCACTGTCAAGCTGAAGCCCACATCCACAGATGACCGATCTGCTCCACGGCTTCGTCGGTGA